The following coding sequences are from one Bradyrhizobium sp. WSM471 window:
- the fliL gene encoding flagellar basal body-associated protein FliL: protein MAENEAEGGAATEGAAAAPPKNKFKLIIMVVGLLAVLGGGAATWFFFFRHGDDEHHAEAAPPPKPPSFVEVPDIMVNLAGAPGERVQYLKLKIVLELKEEKQVEAIKPTMPRITDIFQTYARELRSSDLNGSAGIFRLKEELTKRVNAAVAPVQVSAVLFKEVVIQ from the coding sequence ATGGCAGAGAATGAAGCGGAAGGTGGCGCAGCCACTGAGGGCGCGGCAGCCGCTCCGCCCAAGAACAAGTTCAAGCTGATAATCATGGTGGTGGGCCTGCTCGCCGTTCTCGGCGGCGGCGCGGCGACCTGGTTCTTCTTTTTCCGTCACGGCGACGACGAGCATCACGCCGAGGCGGCGCCTCCGCCGAAGCCGCCGTCTTTCGTCGAGGTTCCCGACATCATGGTCAACCTCGCCGGCGCGCCGGGCGAGCGCGTGCAATATCTGAAGCTCAAGATCGTGCTGGAGCTGAAGGAAGAGAAGCAGGTCGAGGCGATCAAGCCGACGATGCCGCGCATCACCGACATCTTCCAGACCTATGCGCGCGAGCTGCGCTCCTCCGACCTCAACGGTTCCGCCGGCATCTTCCGCCTCAAGGAGGAGCTGACCAAGCGCGTCAACGCTGCGGTCGCTCCGGTCCAGGTCAGCGCGGTGCTGTTCAAGGAAGTCGTGATCCAGTGA
- the flgF gene encoding flagellar basal-body rod protein FlgF encodes MQNALLIGLSRQMTLERQMDVIANNVANANTNGFKADHSLFEEYLNSNAREDNFVASDRRVSYVQDRGTFRDVGQGPMEPTKNPLDMAISGNAYFAVQANGAERYTRDGKFSLNSTGQLVTSDGNLVLGTSGPITFQPTDHDINVAPDGTVTVLEGTAKNDSIRGKIRMASFDDAAKLTKLGANLYDIGSAVPQADTKSTVQQGYVEKSNVNSVGEMSRMVEVMRSYTAIANLLQQQSDMHKSAIEKLADVPA; translated from the coding sequence ATGCAGAACGCGCTTCTGATCGGCTTGTCACGACAGATGACGTTGGAACGGCAGATGGATGTCATCGCCAACAACGTCGCCAACGCCAACACCAACGGCTTCAAGGCCGATCATTCGCTGTTCGAGGAGTACCTCAACTCCAACGCGCGTGAGGACAATTTCGTCGCCTCCGACCGCCGGGTCTCCTATGTGCAGGACCGCGGCACCTTCCGCGACGTCGGCCAGGGGCCGATGGAGCCGACCAAGAATCCGCTCGACATGGCGATCAGCGGCAACGCCTATTTCGCGGTTCAGGCCAATGGCGCCGAGCGCTACACCCGCGACGGCAAATTCTCGCTCAACAGCACCGGCCAGCTCGTCACCTCCGACGGCAACCTCGTGCTGGGCACCAGCGGCCCGATCACCTTCCAGCCGACCGACCACGACATCAACGTCGCGCCGGACGGCACCGTCACGGTACTCGAGGGCACGGCCAAGAACGACTCCATCCGCGGCAAGATCCGCATGGCCTCGTTCGACGATGCGGCCAAGCTGACCAAGCTCGGCGCCAACCTTTACGACATCGGCTCCGCCGTCCCGCAGGCCGACACCAAGTCGACTGTGCAGCAGGGCTATGTCGAGAAGTCGAACGTGAACTCGGTCGGTGAGATGAGCCGCATGGTCGAAGTCATGCGCAGCTACACCGCCATCGCCAACCTGCTCCAGCAGCAGAGTGACATGCACAAATCGGCGATCGAGAAGCTCGCCGACGTTCCGGCCTGA
- the flgG gene encoding flagellar basal-body rod protein FlgG, which yields MQALHTAATGMAAQELNVQVISNNIANLRTTGFKKQTAAFQDLIYEHVRRVGAQSSDQGTILPVGVDIGGGVKTVGTPRSMTQGTLSQTGNDLDVAITGEGFFKILMPDGSYQYTRDGTFQMDNQGRIVTAQGNPVQPTITIPNNASGLTINVQGQVSVTLPGSSTSAVQGQIGLTRFINKAGLQPVGNNQFTETPSSGPPQDGTASSEGFGNITQSSLEQANVDVVSEMSDLIAAQRAYEMNAKVISAADQMMQSTTALFR from the coding sequence ATGCAGGCGCTTCACACCGCAGCAACCGGAATGGCGGCACAGGAACTCAACGTTCAGGTGATCTCCAACAACATCGCCAACCTGCGCACCACCGGATTCAAGAAGCAGACCGCGGCGTTCCAGGACCTGATCTACGAACACGTCCGCCGCGTCGGCGCCCAGTCGTCCGACCAGGGCACCATCCTGCCGGTCGGCGTCGACATCGGCGGCGGCGTCAAGACCGTCGGCACCCCGCGCAGCATGACCCAGGGCACGCTGTCGCAGACCGGCAACGACCTCGACGTGGCCATCACGGGCGAAGGCTTCTTCAAGATACTGATGCCCGACGGCAGCTACCAGTACACCCGCGACGGCACCTTCCAGATGGACAATCAGGGGCGCATCGTCACCGCGCAGGGCAACCCGGTGCAACCGACGATCACGATCCCGAACAACGCCTCGGGCCTCACCATCAACGTGCAGGGCCAGGTCTCGGTGACGCTGCCGGGTTCGTCGACCTCGGCAGTCCAGGGCCAGATCGGCCTGACCCGCTTCATCAACAAGGCCGGCCTCCAGCCGGTCGGCAACAATCAGTTCACCGAGACGCCCTCCTCCGGCCCGCCGCAGGACGGTACCGCGAGCTCCGAAGGTTTCGGCAACATCACCCAGAGCAGCCTCGAGCAGGCCAATGTCGACGTCGTCTCGGAAATGAGCGACCTGATCGCCGCCCAGCGCGCCTACGAGATGAACGCCAAGGTGATCAGCGCCGCCGACCAGATGATGCAGTCGACCACGGCGCTGTTCCGCTGA
- the flgA gene encoding flagellar basal body P-ring formation chaperone FlgA — MIRTTLATISALLVLALPARAADDFIATPTLRASITVTSDVVRVGDLIDNAGSAALIPLYRSPDLGTTGALPVAQVLAVLRAKQVIGVMTGDIKEVQVTRLARTLVNKDLETAVASALERRFGLGDAANISVTFDRGIADMRLDASNTGALQPVATRYDARSGRFDIAFEINNDNNPAPTKLRFTGTAIETVEVAVLTRDIDRVDLLKASDVAMERRPKAEVIGEAASRDRTLGMQLRRPMRAGTPIRVADIVKPDFVQRDQNVTVIYQVPGIYLTTRGKAIESGAEGDTISVLNLQTKRTLSGVVTGRGQVTVQGASQAAPMPAAVEQTSSLKRDEAPAPVDTAALVRNLVQTPASPAQIAQAQIPQVRVSQAPAKSE, encoded by the coding sequence ATGATCCGCACCACCCTCGCCACCATCTCCGCTCTCCTCGTGCTGGCGCTGCCCGCACGGGCCGCCGACGACTTCATCGCGACGCCGACGCTGCGCGCGAGCATCACCGTGACCTCGGACGTGGTGCGGGTCGGCGATCTCATCGACAATGCCGGCTCGGCCGCGCTGATCCCGCTCTACCGCTCACCCGATCTCGGCACCACCGGTGCGCTGCCGGTCGCGCAGGTGCTGGCGGTCTTGCGCGCGAAGCAGGTGATCGGCGTGATGACCGGCGACATCAAGGAGGTCCAGGTCACTCGTCTCGCCCGCACGCTCGTGAACAAGGACCTCGAAACCGCGGTCGCCTCGGCGCTCGAGCGCCGCTTCGGGCTTGGCGATGCCGCCAACATCTCCGTCACGTTCGACCGTGGCATCGCCGACATGCGGTTGGATGCCTCCAACACCGGCGCACTGCAGCCGGTCGCGACCCGTTACGACGCCCGCAGCGGCCGTTTCGACATCGCCTTCGAGATCAACAACGACAACAATCCGGCGCCGACCAAGCTGCGTTTCACCGGCACCGCGATCGAGACGGTGGAAGTGGCGGTGCTGACGCGCGATATCGATCGCGTCGATCTCCTGAAGGCGTCCGACGTCGCCATGGAGCGCCGGCCGAAGGCCGAGGTCATCGGTGAGGCCGCCTCGCGCGATCGCACGCTCGGCATGCAACTCCGCCGGCCGATGCGGGCGGGGACGCCGATCCGCGTCGCCGACATCGTCAAGCCCGACTTCGTGCAGCGCGACCAGAACGTCACCGTCATCTACCAAGTCCCCGGAATCTATCTCACCACACGCGGCAAGGCGATCGAGAGCGGCGCCGAGGGCGACACCATCAGCGTGCTCAACCTGCAGACCAAGCGCACCCTGAGCGGCGTCGTCACCGGCCGCGGCCAGGTGACGGTCCAGGGCGCCAGCCAGGCCGCGCCGATGCCGGCCGCGGTCGAGCAGACCTCCTCGCTCAAGCGCGACGAGGCGCCCGCCCCGGTCGATACCGCAGCCCTCGTCCGGAACCTGGTCCAGACCCCGGCATCCCCGGCGCAGATCGCGCAAGCCCAGATCCCGCAAGTTCGCGTCTCGCAAGCTCCAGCCAAGTCAGAGTAA
- the flgH gene encoding flagellar basal body L-ring protein FlgH produces the protein MSRFSSALRLRRIAISALLLATCALASGCSSIDRLSQIGEQPKLSAIDNPTTQPGYKPVQMPMPKPEVASYNPNSLWRSGSRAFFKDQRAHQVGDILTVAVNITDKANIENDTQRSRTNKEDSGITDFIGAKTLGAQAQKVLPGRILTADSTASSEGKGSVDRKEALQTNVAAVVTQVLPNGNLVVEGKQEIRVNYEIRELIVAGIVRPEDIQSDNTIDSTKIAQARIAYGGRGQIMDVQQPRYGQQVMDVLLPF, from the coding sequence ATGTCCAGGTTCAGTTCGGCTCTTCGTCTCCGTCGCATCGCGATCTCTGCCCTGCTGCTGGCGACTTGCGCGCTGGCGAGCGGCTGCTCCTCGATCGACCGTTTGTCGCAGATCGGCGAGCAGCCGAAATTGTCGGCGATCGATAATCCGACGACGCAGCCCGGTTACAAGCCGGTGCAGATGCCGATGCCGAAGCCGGAAGTCGCCTCCTACAATCCGAACTCGCTGTGGCGCAGCGGCAGCCGCGCCTTCTTCAAGGACCAGCGCGCCCATCAGGTCGGCGACATCCTGACAGTGGCCGTGAACATCACCGACAAGGCCAATATCGAAAACGACACTCAGCGTAGCCGCACCAACAAGGAAGACTCCGGAATCACCGACTTCATCGGCGCCAAGACATTGGGCGCCCAAGCGCAGAAGGTGTTGCCCGGCCGCATCCTCACCGCTGACTCGACCGCGTCCAGCGAGGGCAAAGGAAGCGTGGACCGCAAGGAGGCGTTGCAGACCAACGTCGCCGCTGTCGTCACCCAGGTCCTGCCCAACGGCAACCTTGTGGTCGAAGGCAAGCAGGAGATCCGCGTCAACTACGAGATCCGCGAGCTCATCGTCGCCGGCATCGTCCGCCCCGAAGACATCCAGAGCGACAATACGATCGATTCCACCAAGATCGCGCAGGCGCGCATCGCCTACGGCGGCCGCGGCCAGATCATGGACGTGCAGCAACCGCGCTATGGCCAGCAAGTCATGGACGTGCTGCTGCCCTTCTAG
- a CDS encoding 2-keto-4-pentenoate hydratase, protein MDRILAAAKAIALARRNHAPLAALEVPPADEAEGYQVQRALHDLLLPHAGPLVGYKIGCTSQVMQDYIGIPHPCGGGVFQKGVHDSGVRLAAADYVRVGVECEIAVRLKRNLAAGEAPFTAEWVGEAVEAYHPAIEIVDDRYVKWETMGAPTLIADDFFAAGCVLGEVVPRSSVPDLKAVKGRAIVNGEEVSHGTGADVLGHPHNALAWLANHLAAEGKGLHAGQLVLTGSLVKTLWLKAGDKVRMELDGLGTVEAEFT, encoded by the coding sequence ATGGACAGAATTCTCGCAGCCGCAAAGGCGATCGCGCTGGCGCGCCGCAACCATGCGCCGCTCGCGGCGCTCGAAGTTCCTCCCGCCGATGAAGCCGAGGGCTATCAGGTCCAGCGCGCGCTGCACGATCTGCTGCTGCCGCATGCGGGCCCGCTTGTCGGCTACAAGATCGGCTGCACCAGCCAGGTGATGCAGGATTACATCGGCATTCCACACCCATGCGGCGGCGGCGTGTTCCAGAAGGGCGTGCACGACAGCGGCGTGCGGCTCGCCGCTGCCGACTATGTCCGCGTCGGCGTCGAGTGCGAGATCGCGGTGCGGTTGAAGCGCAATCTCGCCGCCGGCGAGGCGCCGTTCACGGCCGAATGGGTCGGCGAAGCCGTCGAGGCCTATCATCCCGCGATCGAGATCGTCGACGACCGCTATGTGAAGTGGGAAACGATGGGGGCGCCGACGTTGATCGCCGACGATTTCTTCGCCGCCGGCTGCGTGCTGGGCGAGGTCGTGCCGCGCTCGTCGGTGCCGGACCTGAAGGCCGTCAAAGGCCGCGCCATCGTCAACGGCGAGGAGGTCAGCCACGGCACCGGCGCCGACGTGCTCGGCCATCCCCACAACGCACTCGCCTGGCTCGCCAACCATCTCGCCGCCGAGGGCAAGGGTCTTCACGCGGGACAGCTCGTTCTCACCGGGAGCCTGGTGAAGACGCTGTGGCTGAAAGCCGGCGACAAGGTGCGGATGGAGCTGGACGGGCTGGGGACGGTGGAGGCGGAGTTTACTTAG
- a CDS encoding aldehyde reductase has protein sequence MSTVLVTGGSGFVGIHVVLQLLAAGHEVRTTVRRPDRKAEVRAMLCEGGAASPDSLSLFTADLTADQGWREAVAGCDYVLHVASPLSTSVPADENEMIIPARDGTLRVLRAAREAGVRRVVITSSLGAIGYGHPPRDKPFDESDWTNLDGADVQPYVKSKTLAERAAWDFVAREGGGLELSVVNPAGIFGPVLGPDFSGSIEIVKSLLDGAVPAVPRVYFGVVDVRDVADLHLRAMTAPEANGERFIAVSGATMSILDIAKLLREELGPAARRVPRLQAPDWLVRLAANRIPLLRAVVPMLGRVRHSTSVKARSLLGWQARSNDEAILATAESLIRLGLVKD, from the coding sequence ATGAGCACCGTTCTGGTCACCGGCGGATCCGGCTTCGTCGGCATTCATGTCGTCCTGCAACTTCTGGCCGCCGGCCACGAGGTTCGGACGACGGTGCGCCGGCCGGACCGGAAAGCCGAGGTGCGGGCGATGCTGTGCGAGGGCGGCGCGGCCTCGCCCGACAGCCTGTCCCTCTTCACCGCGGACCTCACGGCAGACCAAGGCTGGCGCGAGGCAGTTGCGGGCTGCGACTACGTGCTGCATGTCGCTTCGCCCTTGTCGACCAGCGTGCCCGCGGACGAGAACGAGATGATCATCCCGGCCCGGGACGGCACGCTGCGGGTGCTGCGTGCCGCACGGGAGGCCGGCGTCAGGCGCGTCGTCATCACCTCGTCGCTGGGCGCGATCGGTTACGGCCATCCGCCGCGCGACAAGCCGTTCGACGAGTCCGACTGGACTAATCTCGACGGCGCCGATGTGCAGCCCTACGTCAAGTCCAAGACATTGGCCGAGCGGGCGGCCTGGGACTTTGTCGCGCGGGAGGGCGGCGGGCTCGAATTGTCCGTCGTCAACCCCGCCGGCATTTTTGGCCCCGTACTGGGGCCGGATTTCTCCGGCTCGATCGAAATTGTCAAATCGCTGCTCGACGGCGCCGTGCCGGCGGTGCCGCGGGTCTATTTCGGCGTGGTGGACGTGCGCGACGTCGCCGACCTGCACCTGCGGGCGATGACGGCGCCCGAGGCCAACGGCGAGCGCTTCATCGCAGTCTCCGGCGCGACGATGTCGATCCTCGACATCGCCAAGTTGCTGCGGGAGGAACTCGGACCGGCCGCGCGCCGGGTTCCTCGGCTCCAGGCTCCGGACTGGCTGGTGCGGCTCGCCGCGAACCGGATTCCGCTGTTGCGCGCCGTGGTGCCGATGCTCGGAAGGGTCAGGCATTCCACCAGCGTCAAGGCCAGGTCGCTGCTCGGCTGGCAGGCCCGCTCCAACGATGAAGCGATCCTCGCGACGGCCGAGAGCCTGATTCGGCTCGGCTTGGTCAAGGACTGA
- a CDS encoding helix-turn-helix domain-containing protein has product MDFETGMENLTSICEGDCDCSPDPILLADFKRTIHALGGKWKLEILFALMNGAVRFGALRRSIGGITQHMLTVQLRELEQDGLVSRTAFSEKPLRVEYGLTDAAYGLLPAFKEILSWSRLYGDARLAASHQA; this is encoded by the coding sequence ATGGATTTCGAGACCGGTATGGAAAACCTGACCAGCATTTGCGAGGGCGACTGCGATTGCAGCCCCGACCCCATCCTGCTCGCCGACTTCAAGCGAACCATCCATGCCCTCGGCGGCAAATGGAAACTGGAGATCCTGTTCGCGCTGATGAACGGCGCGGTTCGTTTCGGCGCTTTGCGACGATCGATCGGCGGTATCACCCAGCACATGCTGACCGTGCAGCTGCGCGAGCTCGAGCAGGACGGGCTGGTGTCGCGCACCGCCTTCTCGGAGAAGCCGCTGCGGGTCGAGTACGGGCTGACGGATGCGGCTTACGGCCTGCTGCCGGCGTTTAAGGAAATATTGAGCTGGTCCAGGCTTTATGGGGATGCGCGCCTTGCAGCGTCGCATCAGGCCTGA
- the dksA gene encoding RNA polymerase-binding protein DksA: MNDRQKEYFRLKLLAWKDEILKESKLTLQALQEENVNHPDLADRASSETDRAIELRARDRQRKLIAKIDAALQRIEDNTYGYCEDTGEPISLKRLEARPIATLSVEAQERHEKREKVYRDE; this comes from the coding sequence ATGAACGACAGGCAGAAGGAGTACTTCCGCTTGAAGCTCCTCGCCTGGAAGGATGAGATCCTCAAAGAGTCCAAACTCACCCTGCAGGCCCTGCAGGAGGAGAACGTGAACCACCCCGATCTCGCCGATCGGGCATCGTCCGAAACCGACCGCGCCATCGAACTCCGTGCCCGCGACCGCCAGCGCAAGTTGATCGCCAAGATCGACGCCGCGCTCCAGCGTATCGAGGACAACACCTACGGCTATTGCGAGGACACCGGCGAGCCGATCTCGTTGAAGCGGCTCGAGGCCCGTCCCATCGCGACGCTCTCGGTGGAAGCGCAGGAGCGCCACGAGAAACGCGAGAAGGTCTATCGCGACGAATAG
- a CDS encoding NAD(P)-dependent oxidoreductase gives MKIAVAGASGRAGSEITKELSRRGHRVTAIARNPEKIAVLPNVTPTKGDVLDQPGLAKLWAGHDVAVSSVHFLASDALKLIGAAKDSKVGRYLVVGGAGSLEVAPGVKLVTTPGFPAQYKAEAEAGSAFLDLLRQEKELNWTFISPSALFIEGERTGKFRLGTDQLLADANGKSWISFADYAIALADEIERPAHERRRFTVGY, from the coding sequence ATGAAAATCGCAGTTGCCGGCGCCTCGGGCCGGGCCGGGTCGGAGATCACCAAGGAACTGTCCCGCCGCGGCCACAGGGTGACGGCCATCGCCCGCAACCCCGAGAAGATCGCGGTCCTGCCGAACGTCACCCCCACCAAGGGGGACGTGCTCGACCAGCCAGGCCTTGCCAAGCTGTGGGCCGGGCACGACGTCGCCGTGAGTTCCGTGCACTTCCTGGCCAGCGATGCGCTCAAGCTGATCGGTGCGGCCAAGGACTCCAAGGTCGGCCGTTATCTCGTCGTCGGCGGGGCCGGCAGTCTGGAAGTGGCTCCGGGCGTCAAACTGGTGACAACTCCCGGCTTTCCGGCTCAGTACAAGGCTGAGGCGGAGGCAGGTTCGGCCTTTCTCGACCTGCTGCGGCAGGAAAAGGAGCTGAACTGGACCTTCATCTCGCCGTCCGCCCTGTTCATCGAGGGGGAGCGCACCGGCAAGTTCCGGCTTGGGACCGATCAGCTTCTCGCAGATGCGAACGGGAAGAGCTGGATCAGCTTCGCGGATTACGCCATCGCGCTCGCCGACGAGATCGAGCGGCCGGCCCATGAGAGGCGGCGTTTCACGGTCGGCTACTAG
- a CDS encoding helix-turn-helix domain-containing protein, whose amino-acid sequence MKPDVYAANCPTRQILDRVGDKWAVLILLLLREEPMRFNQLRRTIEGISQKMLSQVLKSLERDGLLKRHAIATVPVTVEYSITQLGVTLAAAVDPLRDWAEQNLKDVLAAQSRYDAQLKDEAA is encoded by the coding sequence ATGAAGCCAGACGTCTATGCAGCGAACTGCCCCACGCGACAGATCCTCGACCGCGTCGGCGACAAATGGGCAGTGCTGATCCTGCTGCTGCTGCGCGAGGAGCCGATGCGCTTCAATCAGTTGCGCCGGACGATCGAAGGCATTTCGCAGAAGATGCTGAGCCAGGTTCTCAAGTCGCTCGAGCGCGATGGATTGCTCAAGCGTCACGCCATCGCAACCGTGCCGGTGACCGTGGAATACTCGATCACGCAGCTCGGCGTGACGCTCGCCGCCGCCGTCGATCCGCTGCGCGATTGGGCCGAACAGAATCTGAAAGACGTGCTCGCCGCCCAGAGCCGCTACGACGCGCAGTTGAAGGATGAAGCGGCGTAA
- a CDS encoding flagellar assembly protein FliX — MRIYGPNGTTLGTPANQARRTSSGGFVLPDTSSAPETRGAAAPKAAANIDGLLALQGIEEDPVERRKRSVVRGKTALDVLDDLKMGLLSGKLDASTVMRLRDAAANLKSSSGDPGLDSVLSEIELRVEVELAKAGQA; from the coding sequence ATGCGCATCTACGGACCGAACGGCACCACGCTTGGAACGCCGGCCAACCAGGCTAGGCGGACCAGCTCCGGCGGCTTCGTGCTACCCGACACCTCGTCGGCGCCGGAGACGCGAGGCGCCGCCGCACCGAAGGCGGCCGCCAACATCGACGGGCTGCTGGCGCTGCAAGGCATCGAGGAGGATCCGGTCGAGCGTCGCAAGCGCTCGGTCGTGCGCGGAAAGACCGCGCTCGACGTGCTGGACGATCTCAAGATGGGACTTCTCTCCGGCAAGCTCGACGCCTCGACCGTGATGCGGCTGCGTGACGCTGCGGCGAACCTGAAATCGTCCTCCGGCGATCCCGGCCTGGATTCGGTGCTGTCCGAGATCGAGCTGCGCGTCGAGGTCGAACTCGCCAAGGCCGGGCAGGCCTAG
- a CDS encoding flagellar basal body P-ring protein FlgI has translation MPSVRWVRLVGVACAALSALVLSVNSASATSRIKDLANIEGVRQNQLIGYGLVVGLNGTGDTLNNIPFTKQSLQAMLERMGVNIRGATIRTGNVAAVMVTGNLPAFATQGTRMDVTVSALGDAKNLQGGTLLVTPLLGADGNVYSVAQGSLAISGFQAEGEAAKIVRGVPTVGRIVNGAIIEREIEFALNRLPNVRLALRNADFTTAKRIAAAINDYLGVKTAEPIDPSTVQLAIPPEFKGNVVAFLTEIEQLQVDPDLAAKIIIDERSGIIVMGRDVRVATVAVAQGNLTVTISESPQVSQPNPLSRGRTVVAPRSSVSVTEDGKKFAVVKDGVSLQQLVDGLNGLGIGPRDLISILQAIKAAGAIEADIEVM, from the coding sequence ATGCCAAGCGTTCGTTGGGTGAGACTTGTGGGGGTGGCCTGCGCCGCGCTGTCAGCGCTGGTGCTCTCGGTCAATTCTGCAAGCGCGACATCGCGCATCAAGGATCTCGCCAACATCGAAGGCGTGCGGCAGAACCAGCTCATCGGCTACGGCCTCGTCGTCGGCCTCAACGGCACCGGCGACACCCTCAACAACATCCCCTTCACCAAGCAGTCGCTGCAAGCGATGCTCGAGCGCATGGGCGTCAACATCCGCGGCGCCACCATCCGCACCGGCAACGTCGCCGCCGTGATGGTGACAGGCAATCTGCCGGCCTTCGCCACCCAGGGCACGCGCATGGACGTCACCGTCTCCGCGCTGGGCGACGCCAAGAATCTCCAGGGCGGCACCCTGCTCGTCACCCCACTTCTCGGCGCGGACGGCAATGTCTATTCGGTCGCACAAGGCTCGCTCGCGATCTCCGGCTTCCAGGCCGAGGGCGAGGCGGCGAAAATCGTGCGTGGCGTGCCGACCGTCGGACGCATTGTCAACGGTGCCATCATCGAGCGCGAGATCGAGTTCGCGCTCAATCGCCTGCCGAACGTCCGCCTTGCGCTGCGCAATGCCGACTTCACCACGGCCAAGCGGATCGCCGCCGCGATCAACGACTATCTCGGCGTCAAGACCGCCGAGCCGATCGACCCGTCGACCGTGCAGCTTGCGATCCCGCCGGAGTTCAAGGGCAACGTCGTCGCCTTTCTCACCGAGATCGAGCAGCTCCAGGTCGATCCGGATCTTGCCGCCAAGATCATCATCGACGAACGCAGCGGCATCATCGTGATGGGTCGCGACGTCCGCGTCGCCACCGTTGCGGTCGCACAGGGCAACCTCACCGTCACGATCTCCGAGAGCCCGCAGGTCAGCCAGCCCAACCCGCTGTCGCGGGGGCGGACCGTGGTCGCACCGCGCAGCAGCGTCAGCGTCACCGAGGATGGCAAGAAGTTCGCCGTCGTCAAGGACGGCGTCTCGCTTCAGCAGCTCGTCGACGGCCTCAA